The DNA sequence aacaaacataaaaggcacattttgtttgttttttagaaCAAGGTGAAAACTGTCTAAGCTTCCAGCACAAGCCaaaatctgattggctagcACGACACTGTCGCgattctctctcctctatctccATCTCCCATTGGCTGACGCAGTAACTGTGTTACCATTAGCATGAAAAGCATTGACAATGCAAATTACAGTCAAATTATTTGGCAAATGAAAAGCTGAACTGCTTTTTAAGTCAGCAGTTACAGAAATCCTTCACTAATTTGTCTTAATGTGCATGAAGGCAAATGGAAGAGAGCTGTAATTTGTAAAAGAAATGCTGAATAAGTCACCAAACGCTGCAGGGAGCTCCCCCAATAAGGAGGAGGTATCGCCTTCCCAGGGAACGGTGGGCGATTTAGAAACTCTGCTGTGTCGCCGGTTGGTGcctgttcctttctttctgttcCCGAGCACTTCCTGTGTTGCCGTTAGCAACGTCTCCATCAGGGCGGTGTACTGCTATCGACAGCAGCCTGGCCGGAGTCGCCGGCGGGATGGCGCTCGGTGCTCTGGTGGCCGTGGCGACCCTGCAGGACGCCGGCGACGGCAGACACGGCCCCCGCGAGGGCGCGGAGCTCGCCGCGGAGCGTCAGCACGCTGTCGGAGAGCGCGCGCAGCTCCCGCCGGAGCCCCGCCGTGCCGGACGCCACCCTGCGCAGGCAGGCGGTCAGGCCTGCGCAGCCGGGCACGTCCggagcccgccgccgccgctgccgctgccgccaGGGTCCGAGCCTCCTCCCGCGCGGCCAGGTCACGCAGGCTCCCGTCCGATTGGCCGGGGAGGCGCGGAGCGCCGCGGTCTCAGGCGGGGACTGCGGGGGGGTCGGCTGCGGCGCTTTGGGGGCCGTGGGGGCGGAGTTAGCCTGCGGGGACGCCACCGACGCCTCTTCCACCGTCCACTCAAATTTCCAGTCCTGGGGCCCGctaccgccccctgctgggctcACTGTCTCGACAGGCTCTGAGGGACGAGGCACGTAACATCTGATTTACCAACTTCAGTCATTTACACCCCGGTCACTGGCTCCAATAACAAAGCAGGAAAACTGCATCCATTAACACACCTGCGGTTAATCACACACTTTTTAtgaccaaaaataaaagtagCATTTGTGATATGTAGACTTTTTTTGAAAGcattactgtttttgtttttgcttgtggGAGGTACTCATGAGAGTTAGTGTTTAGTGGGTTATGTACACAATAGATGTGTTTGGTAATGCTGTATGTAGGTGTGGTCATGCAGTagatgtgtgtttgctgtgggtAGGTGTGATCATGCTGTagatgtgtgtttgctgtgggtAGGTGTGATCATGCTGTagatgtgtgtttgctgtgggtAGGTGTGATCATGCAGTagatgtgtgtttgctgtgggtAGGTGTGATCATGCAGTAGATGTGTGTTGCTGTGGGTAGGTGTGACATGCAGTAGGTatgttgtgtggtggtgtgggttTAGGTGGGGATCATGCgtgatgtgtgtttgctgtgggtAGGTGTGGTCAGCGTAGATGTTGTTTGCTGTGGTAGGTGTGGCATCATgcagtagagtgtgtgtttgtgggtgggttAGTGGTGGGGATCATGCGTAgatgtttgtgttgctgtgggTAGGTGTGGCCATgcgtagagtgtgtgtgtgctgtggtgggtgGTGTGTTGCATGAGGGGAAGGTgagttttgtgttgtgtgctggtGGGGTGGGTCGGGGTGGTGTGGCTATGCAGTAGGTAGGTGATATCATGCTGTGATGTTCCCtggtgaggaggggagtgacttACCCAGCTTGATGTCCTGCAGACAGACCACTGGTATGGAGGTGAGCTGGctgggggcagggctgggctgcTGGGACGCACGCAGGTCCTccagcaggggctgctgggggagGGCAGcttgagggggcggagctgcccctaaccccacccccgcccctacCCTCgacaccgcccccgccccggaCCCCGCCTCCAGAGGGTCCTTCCCGGCGGCCTCGTCGAAGGTGGACAGGACGGCCTCCTCCAGCGGGGTGAGGTGGCCCATGGGCACGCCGGTCTCGGCCAGCGCCCTCCACAGGTCGTGGGCGCGGTGGCGGATGCGGCGGCGCTCGTCCTGCCAGCGCTTCTGCACCTCGCTCTTGCTGCGCTGCGTGTGGCTGACGCGGTTGACGGCCTGCGTCACCTCCTGCCAGACGCGCTTGCGCACGGACACCGGGCCCATCTCCTCGCCGTACAGCACCGCCCGGTGCTCCACCACGCACTCCATCAGCACCCGGATCTGGTCCGGCGTGAACTTGGGCTTCCGCAGGCGCGCCCGCTGCCCCGCCGCCCCCGACGCCGGCGCTTCCATCGCCCGCCGCGACGTGCCCCCGCCTGCCCGCCCCTTCCTCGCGGTGCGCCGCCAGACCCAGGTCAAACGCCGCGCCTCAGATCCTCGCCGTGACCGCTCTACCTTCCCCTCTCTGAACCTCGGGGGCCTGCAGCCTCAGAACTACACCCTGCCACTGACTAATGCTgctggagagaaaaaacaagctaaacacgtaataataataaactcatACAGAGCCTGCTTTGATCAGCAATGGCTTAAACAcattagtaaaaaataaataaatataatgaaataaaaactcttTATTTAGCAAAAGGAAAATCTGAACATCCCATGTATCTACCTTTTcccagtaaaaatatttttcctcaaTATCGCTAGGCTATTTCTATGAAAACGCTACGGTTTTGCTCTTTGTTTTATTAAGACAGTGGTAAATTTTCCACCCGGAGCTACTTTCCTATCCGCTGCCATCACAGACAAAAAGGACAGCCCAGTGAGCACGCTGATTGGACGGACTCTGATCTGGCCATTGTTGAGCCCCTCCTTTTACCGCCGAAGTCTTGCGGTTCGCGCTCCACCTCATTAACATAACTAAGACTGCACTCTCGGTGCTGGTTGCCAGCGTTAAGAGCGTGGTGTTTTCAGTAGGCGGCCCAGTACCTTGTGATCAAGATTCTCCATGGCAACCCTGTAATTCTAAACCCCAGCCTTTTCTGCGCTCTAACAAACTGGGAAAAAATATACCAGGATAGGTCTGATTTGAACGCACATAGATTTTACGAGGGATGCGCCGAGGAATAATACATAGAAATGCCTAAAgcttatttaacatttacattgtgtACAcaacgtttttgttttgtttgtttgttttttggaagtAGTAGCCCAGATGTGTAGGCTACCCGACAAGTtcataaaactaaaaatgattTGGGAAGAAAACGTGTCTGGTTTTGCTTCATGGTATTGTTTGTAATTTTCGgatttattaaaaacaacaaattaactGATTAACATATTATTCGTTCACTTAGTATGATTCAAACAATAATCATGTATAGATGTATAGATAGCCTAACAGTGCGTCTAAATAGCCATTCATCGTGATGGTTATCTGGCCTTGAATTGGGAGTTGTGACACTGTAGGCCTAATTAGAAACATACAGGTTAAATATCACTGGTTTCGAGaggcttttgtttatttcagtatttcgtAAATGTAGAGTCCTCCACATTTACCTAACGTTATTAGCAAAATGTATGAGACCTCGTGTAGTAGGCCTACAATTTGCTAATTAGGCTACAGTTAACATCAGTAGATGTTACGTAACGTTCCCCAAGCCCCTTGTCACATCTTGAAGAGGGTTTTCATGCTGCGGTCACGTGCTCAATACAGTCGCTGTCCCATACCGGCGGTTCTGAAATCCAGGACGCAGCAGGAAGATAATTTTGCCCGATGGCGAAAGACAAGGCAAGATTCCGACCAATTAAAAGGACGGTTCACAATTCAGTTTTAACGATGCCTATGTTTTTGATTGATTAAGGGTATTTTAGAGAGTCTTACCATCCCTCCTGAGACCATGTGCCCTCATACGAGGACATTAAATTGTTGCTTCCCTGAGCTCTATACAGAATTTATCTTAACTTAAAACCGCTGTACTCAAATGAGGGT is a window from the Anguilla rostrata isolate EN2019 chromosome 14, ASM1855537v3, whole genome shotgun sequence genome containing:
- the LOC135239930 gene encoding myb-related transcription factor, partner of profilin-like produces the protein MEAPASGAAGQRARLRKPKFTPDQIRVLMECVVEHRAVLYGEEMGPVSVRKRVWQEVTQAVNRVSHTQRSKSEVQKRWQDERRRIRHRAHDLWRALAETGVPMGHLTPLEEAVLSTFDEAAGKDPLEAGSGAGAVSRVGAGVGLGAAPPPQAALPQQPLLEDLRASQQPSPAPSQLTSIPVVCLQDIKLEPVETVSPAGGGSGPQDWKFEWTVEEASVASPQANSAPTAPKAPQPTPPQSPPETAALRASPANRTGACVTWPRGRRLGPWRQRQRRRRAPDVPGCAGLTACLRRVASGTAGLRRELRALSDSVLTLRGELRALAGAVSAVAGVLQGRHGHQSTERHPAGDSGQAAVDSSTPP